In Salvelinus sp. IW2-2015 linkage group LG23, ASM291031v2, whole genome shotgun sequence, a genomic segment contains:
- the fnip1 gene encoding folliculin-interacting protein 1 isoform X1 — protein MMPSWSSPQLDPSQIRLILYQDCERRGRNVLFDSSSKKRSAEEAPASFSPQQKMCSSAAQVKMYGKCCQLRPTGGSSNSLDSSCAAEAREPREQGLRFQGLRCSSDANMLGEMMFGSVAMSYKGSTLKIHQIRSPPQLMLSKVFTARTGSSVYGSLNTLQDSLEFMGQDPNSLRPDQNTVTNGLLGNIGFSQLCSPRRAFSEQGPLRLIKSASFFSGHSNPMDMPGRSLYDERDSGIARSASLSSLLITPFPSPGSSLTSSQASSYQRRWLRSQTTSLENGVFPRWSVEESFNMSDESGGPSLGVARKKKIAIGVIFLLSQDEEENIKFQDFFFSHFPLFESHMNKLKSAIEQAMKMSRRSVDSSQRALAYSRMVDGLNEFRTTIVNLYTMPRVAEPVWLTMMSGAPEKNQLCGHFMRELALLMEQASKNQFLPALLTAILTNHLAWVPTVMPNGQPPIKIFLEKHSSQSVDRLAKSHPYNPLWAQLGDLYGAIGSPVRLSRTVVVGRRRELVQRLLYVLTYFIRCSELLETHMLDSTEDEAIVIPGSLITTSLQRGEVEESDYVLVTVHKPSGDYLSQGSEPQEDSSYPSHSNNSLQCSTYTEAGPKEGDSSNNSQGSKSSVLQAQAHSSHNTNAVPIIHMEDVSEPLKESLKESPTACLEAKLETVVRVGSASPRETVVRVGSASPRETVVRVGSASPREQVCVLLETKPETELEVKASEKEGMGSLPIKVFRSSGIPLEKKPPDKTVPVPVPGPFLSKHQEEPATKVLFLIGDPQSPGSDTESRRRKLEDIKKHKKCIKEKQRPHPQLQQQQPQQQPQQPQQQPQQQLRQQQPLLQKQQQQQQQPQPQQPQPQPPQPQQPQQPQQPQPQQPQPPQPQLPQPQLQQQQLQQPQLQQKPLQQQQQSGCGDGGDQRVKSTTSTSPDQTKTNAGGKKTLMRVFSKMPQWNPVSEEECSELFDEYFSDDNPVETRTIDDVAKCLDLSNGTDKTQKELLDPSGVENSSCCKGQGDQGQKGTGQLGVGRGVFGGMRLTSRPGVRGG, from the exons TTTTCCCCACAGCAGAAGATGTGCAGTAGCGCTGCCCAGGTGAAGATGTATGGGAAGTGCTGCCAGCTGAGGCCTACAGGGGGCAGCTCCAACTCTCTGGACAGTTCCTGTGCCGCCGAGGCCCGGGAACCCAGGGAACAAGGGCTGCGCTTCCAG ggGTTGCGGTGTTCCTCTGACGCCAACATGTTGGGGGAGATGATGTTTGGCTCGGTGGCCATGAGCTACAAGGGCTCCACACTCAAGATCCACCAGATACG GTCACCCCCTCAGCTGATGCTGAGTAAAGTGTTTACAGCCCGAACAGGGAGTAGTGTCTATGGCAGCCTTAACAC ACTGCAGGACAGCCTGGAGTTCATGGGTCAGGACCCCAATTCTTTGAGGCCGGATCAGAACACTGTGACCAACGGCCTCCTGGGGAACATAG GTTTCTCTCAGCTCTGCAGCCCGCGCCGGGCCTTCTCTGAGCAGGGCCCTCTGCGCCTCATCAAGAGTGCCTCTTTCTTTTCAG GCCATAGTAACCCCATGGACATGCCGGGCAGAAGCCTGTACGACGAGAGAGACAGCGGCATCGCCAGATCAG CGTCTCTGAGCAGTCTGTTGATTACTCCGTTCCCCTCCCCGGGCTCCTCCCTCACCAGCAGCCAGGCCAGTAGCTACCAGAGACGCTGGCTCCGCAGCCAGACCACCAGTCTGGAGAACGGGGTCTTCCCAAGATG GTCTGTGGAAGAAAGCTTCAACATGTCGGACGAGAGCGGAGGTCCCAGCCTGGGCGTGGCCAGGAAGAAGAAGATAGCCATCGGtgtcatcttcctcctctcccaggACGAAGAGGAGAACATCAAGTTCCAGGACTTCTTCTTCTCCCACTTCCCCCTCTTCGAGAGCCACATGAACAAACTAAAAAGTGCCATTGAACAG GCCATGAAAATGAGCCGGCGATCGGTTGATTCCAGTCAGAGGGCTCTGGCCTATAGCCGCATGGTGGATGGCCTCAATGAATTCAG gacGACCATCGTCAACCTTTACACCATGCCCCGCGTGGCCGAGCCCGTTTGGCTCACCATGATGTCTGGAGCCCCCGAGAAGAACCAGCTCTGTGGACATTTCATGAGGGAGCTTGCCCTACTCATGGAGCAGGCCTCAAAGAACCA gTTCCTCCCTGCCCTCCTCACAGCCATCCTCACCAACCACCTGGCCTGGGTGCCCACTGTCATGCCCAACGGACAGCCGCCTATCAAGATCTTCCTGGAGAAACACTCTTCTCAGAGCGTGGATAGGCTGGCCAAGAGCCACCCCTACAACCCACTGTGGGCCCAGCTCG GTGACTTGTACGGGGCCATCGGCTCCCCGGTGCGTCTGTCCAGGACGGTAGTGGTGGGGCGGAGACGGGAGCTAGTCCAGCGACTCCTCTATGTGCTCACCTACTTCATCCGCTGCTCTGAGTTGCTGGAGACCCACATGCTGGACAGCACTGAGGACGAGGCCATCGTCATCCCAGGCTCTCTCATCACCACCTCGCTGCAGCGTGGGGAGGTGGAGGAGTCAGATTATGTGCTGGTCACCGTGCACAAGCCCAGCGGAGACTACCTCAGCCAGGGTTCCGAGCCCCAAGAGGACAGCAGCTACCCCtcacacagcaacaacagctTGCAGTGCAGCACCTACACTGAGGCTGGCCCTAAGGAGGGggacagtagtaacaacagtcaGGGTTCCAAGAGCAGTGTCCTGCAGGCCCAGGCCCACTCCAGCCACAACACTAACGCTGTGCCCATCATCCACATGGAGGATGTTAGTGAGCCGCTCAAGGAGTCACTCAAGGAGTCACCAACCGCCTGTCTGGAGGCCAAGCTGGAAACAGTGGTGCGTGTGGGCTCCGCCTCCCCCAGGGAGACAGTGGTGCGTGTGGGCTCCGCCTCCCCCAGGGAGACAGTGGTGCGTGTGGGCTCCGCCTCCCCCAGGGAGCAGGTCTGTGTGCTGCTGGAGACGAAGCCTGAGACCGAGTTAGAGGTCAAGGCCAGCGAGAAGGAGGGGATGGGGAGTCTGCCCATCAAGGTGTTCCGCTCTTCTGGGATACCACTGGAGAAGAAGCCCCCTGACAAGACCGTACCTGTACCTGTACCCGGCCCCTTTCTGTCAAAACACCAGGAGGAGCCTGCCACTAAAGTGCTGTTTCTCATCGGCGACCCCCAGTCTCCGGGATCAGAcacagagagcaggaggaggaagcTTGAGGACATTAAGAAGCACAAGAAATGCATCAAAGAGAAACAGAGGCCGCATCCGCAACTACAACAACAGCAACcgcaacaacaaccacaacaaccgcAACAGCAACCGCAACAACAACTACGACAGCAGCAACCGCTACTACaaaaacaacagcaacagcaacagcaaccgCAACCGCAGCAACCGCAACCGCAGCCACCGCAACCGCAGCAACCGCAGCAACCGCAGCAACCGCAACCGCAGCAACCGCAACCGCCGCAACCGCAACTGCCGCAACCGCAACTACAGCAACAGCAACTACAGCAACCGCAACTACAACAGAAACCcctacaacaacagcagcagagtGGGTGCGGTGACGGCGGCGATCAGAGGGTGAAGTCTACTACCAGCACATCACCCGACCAAACCAAGACCAACGCTGGCGGAAAGAAGACTCTGATGCGTGTCTTCAGCAAGATGCCCCAGTGGAACCCTGTCAGCGAGGAGGAGTGCTCGGAGCTGTTCGACGAGTACTTCAGTGATGACAACCCTGTAGAGACCAGGACTATAGACGATGTGGCGAAATGCCTGGACTTGTCAAACGGCACGGACAAAACCCAGAAAGAGCTTCTGGACCCTTCGGGAGTCGAGAATAGCAGTTGCTGTAAGGGACAGGGGGATCAGGGACAGAAGGGAACAGGGCAGTTGGGTGTGGGACGGGGGGTGTTTGGTGGGATGAGGCTGACGTCCAGACCCGGTGTACGGGGAGGCTGA
- the fnip1 gene encoding folliculin-interacting protein 1 isoform X2 encodes MPPTLFQKLFNKRNSFSPPPRCNKEDPAFSWSSPQLDPSQIRLILYQDCERRGRNVLFDSSSKKRSAEEAPASQKMCSSAAQVKMYGKCCQLRPTGGSSNSLDSSCAAEAREPREQGLRFQGLRCSSDANMLGEMMFGSVAMSYKGSTLKIHQIRSPPQLMLSKVFTARTGSSVYGSLNTLQDSLEFMGQDPNSLRPDQNTVTNGLLGNIGFSQLCSPRRAFSEQGPLRLIKSASFFSGHSNPMDMPGRSLYDERDSGIARSASLSSLLITPFPSPGSSLTSSQASSYQRRWLRSQTTSLENGVFPRWSVEESFNMSDESGGPSLGVARKKKIAIGVIFLLSQDEEENIKFQDFFFSHFPLFESHMNKLKSAIEQAMKMSRRSVDSSQRALAYSRMVDGLNEFRTTIVNLYTMPRVAEPVWLTMMSGAPEKNQLCGHFMRELALLMEQASKNQFLPALLTAILTNHLAWVPTVMPNGQPPIKIFLEKHSSQSVDRLAKSHPYNPLWAQLGDLYGAIGSPVRLSRTVVVGRRRELVQRLLYVLTYFIRCSELLETHMLDSTEDEAIVIPGSLITTSLQRGEVEESDYVLVTVHKPSGDYLSQGSEPQEDSSYPSHSNNSLQCSTYTEAGPKEGDSSNNSQGSKSSVLQAQAHSSHNTNAVPIIHMEDVSEPLKESLKESPTACLEAKLETVVRVGSASPRETVVRVGSASPRETVVRVGSASPREQVCVLLETKPETELEVKASEKEGMGSLPIKVFRSSGIPLEKKPPDKTVPVPVPGPFLSKHQEEPATKVLFLIGDPQSPGSDTESRRRKLEDIKKHKKCIKEKQRPHPQLQQQQPQQQPQQPQQQPQQQLRQQQPLLQKQQQQQQQPQPQQPQPQPPQPQQPQQPQQPQPQQPQPPQPQLPQPQLQQQQLQQPQLQQKPLQQQQQSGCGDGGDQRVKSTTSTSPDQTKTNAGGKKTLMRVFSKMPQWNPVSEEECSELFDEYFSDDNPVETRTIDDVAKCLDLSNGTDKTQKELLDPSGVENSSCCKGQGDQGQKGTGQLGVGRGVFGGMRLTCGGEADVQARCRCGSTDTSEARSCRSCSAEQNMCILISVTVPKMAQQKKGAPLNDCEIPRNESSDSALGDSESEDAGQDIHRQSDSDTYYRDDQEPDEWQEEVEVPFPGSKLVEHFSKPSIANFGRSLFGGYCTTYVPDFVLQGMPNDDKLRQGLMSELAHAVQHPVLDEPIAEAVCIIADTDKWTVQVASSQRRATDNNKLGKEVLVSSLVSSLLQSTHLLYKMNLSPNFCIMHLEDRLQEVYFKSKMLAEYLKGQTRVHVKELGMVLGIESSDLPLLAAVASTHSPYVAQILL; translated from the exons CAGAAGATGTGCAGTAGCGCTGCCCAGGTGAAGATGTATGGGAAGTGCTGCCAGCTGAGGCCTACAGGGGGCAGCTCCAACTCTCTGGACAGTTCCTGTGCCGCCGAGGCCCGGGAACCCAGGGAACAAGGGCTGCGCTTCCAG ggGTTGCGGTGTTCCTCTGACGCCAACATGTTGGGGGAGATGATGTTTGGCTCGGTGGCCATGAGCTACAAGGGCTCCACACTCAAGATCCACCAGATACG GTCACCCCCTCAGCTGATGCTGAGTAAAGTGTTTACAGCCCGAACAGGGAGTAGTGTCTATGGCAGCCTTAACAC ACTGCAGGACAGCCTGGAGTTCATGGGTCAGGACCCCAATTCTTTGAGGCCGGATCAGAACACTGTGACCAACGGCCTCCTGGGGAACATAG GTTTCTCTCAGCTCTGCAGCCCGCGCCGGGCCTTCTCTGAGCAGGGCCCTCTGCGCCTCATCAAGAGTGCCTCTTTCTTTTCAG GCCATAGTAACCCCATGGACATGCCGGGCAGAAGCCTGTACGACGAGAGAGACAGCGGCATCGCCAGATCAG CGTCTCTGAGCAGTCTGTTGATTACTCCGTTCCCCTCCCCGGGCTCCTCCCTCACCAGCAGCCAGGCCAGTAGCTACCAGAGACGCTGGCTCCGCAGCCAGACCACCAGTCTGGAGAACGGGGTCTTCCCAAGATG GTCTGTGGAAGAAAGCTTCAACATGTCGGACGAGAGCGGAGGTCCCAGCCTGGGCGTGGCCAGGAAGAAGAAGATAGCCATCGGtgtcatcttcctcctctcccaggACGAAGAGGAGAACATCAAGTTCCAGGACTTCTTCTTCTCCCACTTCCCCCTCTTCGAGAGCCACATGAACAAACTAAAAAGTGCCATTGAACAG GCCATGAAAATGAGCCGGCGATCGGTTGATTCCAGTCAGAGGGCTCTGGCCTATAGCCGCATGGTGGATGGCCTCAATGAATTCAG gacGACCATCGTCAACCTTTACACCATGCCCCGCGTGGCCGAGCCCGTTTGGCTCACCATGATGTCTGGAGCCCCCGAGAAGAACCAGCTCTGTGGACATTTCATGAGGGAGCTTGCCCTACTCATGGAGCAGGCCTCAAAGAACCA gTTCCTCCCTGCCCTCCTCACAGCCATCCTCACCAACCACCTGGCCTGGGTGCCCACTGTCATGCCCAACGGACAGCCGCCTATCAAGATCTTCCTGGAGAAACACTCTTCTCAGAGCGTGGATAGGCTGGCCAAGAGCCACCCCTACAACCCACTGTGGGCCCAGCTCG GTGACTTGTACGGGGCCATCGGCTCCCCGGTGCGTCTGTCCAGGACGGTAGTGGTGGGGCGGAGACGGGAGCTAGTCCAGCGACTCCTCTATGTGCTCACCTACTTCATCCGCTGCTCTGAGTTGCTGGAGACCCACATGCTGGACAGCACTGAGGACGAGGCCATCGTCATCCCAGGCTCTCTCATCACCACCTCGCTGCAGCGTGGGGAGGTGGAGGAGTCAGATTATGTGCTGGTCACCGTGCACAAGCCCAGCGGAGACTACCTCAGCCAGGGTTCCGAGCCCCAAGAGGACAGCAGCTACCCCtcacacagcaacaacagctTGCAGTGCAGCACCTACACTGAGGCTGGCCCTAAGGAGGGggacagtagtaacaacagtcaGGGTTCCAAGAGCAGTGTCCTGCAGGCCCAGGCCCACTCCAGCCACAACACTAACGCTGTGCCCATCATCCACATGGAGGATGTTAGTGAGCCGCTCAAGGAGTCACTCAAGGAGTCACCAACCGCCTGTCTGGAGGCCAAGCTGGAAACAGTGGTGCGTGTGGGCTCCGCCTCCCCCAGGGAGACAGTGGTGCGTGTGGGCTCCGCCTCCCCCAGGGAGACAGTGGTGCGTGTGGGCTCCGCCTCCCCCAGGGAGCAGGTCTGTGTGCTGCTGGAGACGAAGCCTGAGACCGAGTTAGAGGTCAAGGCCAGCGAGAAGGAGGGGATGGGGAGTCTGCCCATCAAGGTGTTCCGCTCTTCTGGGATACCACTGGAGAAGAAGCCCCCTGACAAGACCGTACCTGTACCTGTACCCGGCCCCTTTCTGTCAAAACACCAGGAGGAGCCTGCCACTAAAGTGCTGTTTCTCATCGGCGACCCCCAGTCTCCGGGATCAGAcacagagagcaggaggaggaagcTTGAGGACATTAAGAAGCACAAGAAATGCATCAAAGAGAAACAGAGGCCGCATCCGCAACTACAACAACAGCAACcgcaacaacaaccacaacaaccgcAACAGCAACCGCAACAACAACTACGACAGCAGCAACCGCTACTACaaaaacaacagcaacagcaacagcaaccgCAACCGCAGCAACCGCAACCGCAGCCACCGCAACCGCAGCAACCGCAGCAACCGCAGCAACCGCAACCGCAGCAACCGCAACCGCCGCAACCGCAACTGCCGCAACCGCAACTACAGCAACAGCAACTACAGCAACCGCAACTACAACAGAAACCcctacaacaacagcagcagagtGGGTGCGGTGACGGCGGCGATCAGAGGGTGAAGTCTACTACCAGCACATCACCCGACCAAACCAAGACCAACGCTGGCGGAAAGAAGACTCTGATGCGTGTCTTCAGCAAGATGCCCCAGTGGAACCCTGTCAGCGAGGAGGAGTGCTCGGAGCTGTTCGACGAGTACTTCAGTGATGACAACCCTGTAGAGACCAGGACTATAGACGATGTGGCGAAATGCCTGGACTTGTCAAACGGCACGGACAAAACCCAGAAAGAGCTTCTGGACCCTTCGGGAGTCGAGAATAGCAGTTGCTGTAAGGGACAGGGGGATCAGGGACAGAAGGGAACAGGGCAGTTGGGTGTGGGACGGGGGGTGTTTGGTGGGATGAGGCTGAC GTGTGGGGGGGAGGCTGACGTCCAGGCCAGGTGTAGGTGTGGCTCTACAGACACATCGGAGGCACGCTCCTGTAGAAGTTGTTCTGCTGAGCAGAACATGTGCATCCTGATTTCAGTAACCGTCCCCAAAATGGCCCAACAAAAGAAGGGGGCCCCGCTTAATGACTGTGAGATCCCCCGGAACGAGAGTTCGGACAGTGCGCTTGGGGACAGCGAGAGCGAAGACGCAGGGCAGGACATCCACAGGCAGAGTGACAGCGACACCTACTACAGAGATGATCAGGAGCCAGATGAGTGGCAGGAAGAGGTGGAGGTCCCCTTCCCTGG GTCAAAGTTGGTGGAGCATTTCTCCAAACCGAGCATTGCCAACTTTGGGAGGTCACTGTTCGGAGGGTACTGCACAACCTATGTGCCGGACTTTGTTCTGCAGGGGATGCCCAACGATGACAAACTAAGGCAGGGCCTCATGTCAGAATTAGCCCATGCTGTACAG CATCCAGTGTTGGATGAGCCCATTGCAGAGGCGGTCTGCATTATCGCAGACACTGATAAGTGGACGGTGCAGGTAGCCAGCAGCCAGAGACGAGCCACGGACAACAACAAACTGGGGAAGGAGGTCCTGGTGTCCAGCCTCGTGTCCAGCCTGCTCCAGTCCACCCACCTGCTTTACAAGATGAACCTCTCCCCCAACTTT TGCATAATGCACCTTGAGGACAGACTCCAGGAGGTCTACTTCAAGAGTAAAATGCTGGCAGAGTACCTGAAGGGACAGACTAGGGTGCACGTCAAGGAGCTGGGGATGGTCCTGGG TATTGAGTCCAGTGACCTCCCCCTGCTGGCAGCGGTGGCAAGCACTCACTCTCCCTACGTGGCCCAAATACTGCTATAA